One Vicinamibacterales bacterium DNA segment encodes these proteins:
- a CDS encoding HD domain-containing phosphohydrolase, giving the protein MIHFPPDSQSDSELYGEPDRLSLLIRAAHIVVVDDEPQNVRLLTATLERGGFQSVTGLTDARELKALVVSSPPDLVITDLHMPDCDGFGVLDILAPLINQERLPVLVITGDGSRDARQQALTRGAKDFVTKPFDLVEVLLRVRNLLESRMLFQDLRKQNRTLLESAIGRTKELESSRIEMIERLALAAEYRDDETSQHNLRVGELSAKMAERAGLTPEEAGLLRRAAALHDIGKIGIPDALLRKPGALTESELRVMRTHTSIGARILGGSHSPLLQLAESVAMTHHEFFDGTGYPRGLVGTDIPISGRIVAVADAFDAITNDRPYRQARSVEVALAVLREEYDRHYEGRLIDALVEIVGGQAGVAIKVAASRS; this is encoded by the coding sequence ATGATTCACTTTCCACCGGACAGCCAAAGCGACTCGGAACTGTACGGCGAGCCCGACCGGCTCAGCCTGCTCATCCGGGCCGCCCACATCGTCGTCGTGGACGACGAGCCGCAGAACGTGCGGCTGCTGACCGCCACGCTCGAGCGCGGCGGCTTCCAGTCGGTTACCGGCCTGACCGATGCGCGCGAGCTCAAGGCCCTGGTCGTGTCGTCGCCGCCGGACCTGGTGATCACCGACCTCCACATGCCCGACTGCGACGGCTTTGGCGTGCTCGACATCCTGGCGCCGCTGATCAACCAGGAACGCCTCCCCGTGCTGGTGATCACCGGGGACGGCTCGCGCGACGCGCGCCAGCAGGCGCTGACCCGCGGCGCCAAGGACTTCGTCACCAAGCCCTTCGACCTGGTCGAGGTGCTGCTCCGCGTCCGCAACCTGCTCGAAAGCCGGATGCTGTTCCAGGACCTGCGCAAGCAGAACCGCACCCTGCTCGAATCGGCGATCGGCCGCACCAAGGAGCTGGAGTCCTCCCGCATCGAGATGATCGAGCGCCTCGCCCTCGCCGCCGAGTACCGGGATGACGAGACCAGCCAGCACAACCTTCGGGTCGGCGAGCTCTCGGCGAAAATGGCGGAACGGGCCGGGCTCACGCCGGAGGAAGCCGGGCTGCTCCGCCGCGCCGCCGCCCTCCACGACATCGGCAAGATTGGCATTCCCGACGCCCTGCTGCGCAAGCCGGGCGCGCTCACCGAAAGCGAGTTGCGCGTGATGCGCACGCACACCAGCATCGGCGCCCGCATCCTCGGCGGCAGCCACAGTCCGCTCCTGCAGCTGGCGGAATCGGTCGCCATGACCCACCACGAGTTTTTCGACGGCACCGGCTACCCGCGCGGGTTAGTGGGCACCGACATCCCGATCTCGGGCCGCATTGTCGCGGTGGCCGATGCGTTTGATGCGATCACCAACGATCGGCCGTATCGCCAGGCGCGGTCGGTCGAGGTGGCGCTCGCGGTCCTGCGCGAGGAATACGACCGGCACTACGAGGGCCGCCTGATCGACGCGCTCGTTGAGATTGTCGGCGGTCAGGCCGGGGTCGCGATCAAGGTCGCCGCCAGCCGCTCGTAG
- a CDS encoding M20/M25/M40 family metallo-hydrolase — protein sequence MDPVDHLALARQLIDIDSTTGQEGRVAAVLAQFLRDRGYSVLEQPLGNGRANVIAAVGEPEVVFSTHFDCVPPFFPSRIEGGLLHGRGACDAKGILAAQVAAAERLRAAGETRIGLVFVAGEERGSDGARAANRIASKSRFLINGEPTDLRLGAATRGCFRVRLTAAGTAAHSGYPELGESAIDKLLDCLMSLRAADWPADPLLGTTHYTVGLINGGVAPNVIPAHAEAEVFFRSVGDHDAIRATLAAALANRVKVEEVLEVPAVRLHTVPGFETAVFSYVSDVPLLSNWGRPLLLGPGSIHVAHTDREHVAIAELDQAVEVYERLAATLIATPA from the coding sequence GTGGATCCGGTAGATCACCTCGCGCTCGCGCGACAGCTCATCGACATCGACTCGACCACCGGCCAGGAAGGCCGGGTCGCCGCCGTGCTCGCGCAGTTCCTGCGTGACCGCGGCTATTCGGTGCTCGAGCAGCCCCTCGGCAACGGCCGCGCCAACGTCATTGCCGCGGTCGGCGAACCGGAGGTCGTGTTCTCCACGCACTTCGACTGCGTGCCGCCGTTCTTCCCGAGCCGCATCGAGGGCGGCCTGCTCCACGGGCGCGGCGCCTGCGACGCCAAGGGCATCCTGGCGGCGCAGGTCGCGGCCGCCGAACGGCTGCGCGCCGCGGGCGAGACGCGCATTGGCCTGGTGTTCGTGGCCGGCGAGGAGCGGGGCAGCGACGGCGCCAGGGCCGCCAACCGCATCGCCTCGAAGTCGCGCTTCCTGATCAACGGCGAGCCCACCGATCTGCGGTTGGGCGCCGCGACGCGCGGCTGCTTTCGCGTCCGCCTCACCGCCGCAGGCACGGCCGCCCACTCGGGCTATCCCGAGCTCGGCGAGTCGGCCATCGACAAGCTCCTCGACTGCCTGATGTCGCTGCGCGCGGCCGACTGGCCGGCGGATCCGCTGCTCGGCACCACGCACTACACGGTGGGCCTGATCAACGGCGGCGTCGCGCCGAACGTGATCCCGGCGCATGCCGAGGCCGAAGTGTTCTTCCGCAGCGTCGGCGATCACGACGCGATTCGCGCCACGCTGGCGGCGGCGCTGGCGAACCGGGTGAAGGTGGAAGAAGTGCTGGAAGTGCCGGCGGTGCGGCTGCACACCGTGCCCGGGTTCGAGACCGCGGTGTTCTCGTACGTCAGCGACGTGCCGCTCCTGTCGAACTGGGGCCGTCCGCTTCTGCTGGGACCAGGCTCGATCCACGTGGCACACACGGACCGCGAACACGTCGCGATTGCGGAACTGGATCAGGCCGTTGAGGTCTACGAGCGGCTGGCGGCGACCTTGATCGCGACCCCGGCCTGA
- a CDS encoding 2,3,4,5-tetrahydropyridine-2,6-dicarboxylate N-succinyltransferase, producing MTLQENIESLVAAGSGANKAAARAAFDELKAALEAGTVRAAQPDYSTPSGWRVNTWVKQGILLGFRFGDLVEMSAGLPFYDKDTQAVRTPGVGAGIRIVPGGSAIRGGAYVARGVICMPPMYINIGAYVGDGSLVDSHALIGSCAQIGARVHISAAAQIGGVLEPVGALPVIIEDDVLVGGNTGIYEGAVIKERAVIAAGTVLTGSTPVYDLVNGTIIRPSPGQPLVVPVGAVVVPGARAVTVGAGKDWGLSLATPVIVKYRDDRTDAKTELEQWIR from the coding sequence ATGACACTCCAGGAAAACATCGAATCACTCGTCGCCGCCGGCTCCGGCGCCAACAAGGCGGCGGCCCGCGCGGCGTTTGACGAACTGAAGGCGGCCCTCGAGGCCGGCACGGTGCGCGCGGCGCAACCGGACTACTCGACGCCCAGCGGCTGGCGCGTCAACACCTGGGTCAAGCAGGGCATCCTGCTTGGCTTTCGCTTCGGCGACCTGGTGGAGATGTCGGCCGGCCTGCCGTTCTACGACAAAGACACGCAAGCGGTGCGGACCCCGGGCGTGGGCGCCGGTATTCGCATTGTCCCGGGCGGCTCGGCCATCCGCGGCGGCGCCTACGTGGCCCGCGGCGTGATCTGCATGCCGCCCATGTACATCAACATCGGCGCTTATGTCGGTGACGGCTCGCTGGTGGACTCGCACGCCTTGATCGGATCCTGCGCGCAGATCGGCGCGCGCGTGCACATCAGCGCCGCCGCGCAAATCGGCGGCGTGCTCGAGCCGGTCGGCGCGCTGCCGGTGATCATCGAAGACGACGTGCTGGTGGGCGGCAACACCGGCATCTACGAAGGCGCCGTGATCAAGGAGCGCGCGGTGATTGCCGCCGGCACGGTGCTGACCGGCTCGACGCCGGTCTACGATCTCGTCAACGGCACGATCATCAGGCCGTCGCCGGGACAGCCGCTCGTGGTGCCGGTGGGCGCGGTGGTGGTGCCGGGCGCGCGCGCGGTGACCGTGGGCGCGGGCAAGGACTGGGGCCTGTCGCTCGCGACCCCCGTGATCGTGAAGTACCGCGACGACAGGACCGACGCGAAAACGGAACTCGAACAGTGGATCCGGTAG
- the dapA gene encoding 4-hydroxy-tetrahydrodipicolinate synthase → MFTGVGTALITPFTKSGALDEAAIKRLARRQIDAGVHFLVPCGTTGETPTLSAAERRRVVELVLEEGRGQVPVMAGAGGNDTTEVVRLAREMHGLGVDGLLSVTPYYNKPTPEGLFAHFSAVAEATPLPIVLYNVPGRTGCNIEAPTLARLATIPHVIGVKEAAGNITQMIEICRAVPDDFLVLSGDDALTLPLMAIGGRGLISVASNAIPAEMSQLVEAAERGDYVTARRLHHQLVPIMLGNFIESNPGPVKYAMAAMGLCEEVYRLPMVSPRPSSKEKMRGLLTELGLPHS, encoded by the coding sequence ATGTTCACTGGGGTTGGCACGGCGCTGATCACGCCGTTCACCAAGAGCGGCGCGCTTGATGAGGCGGCCATCAAGCGGTTGGCGAGGCGGCAGATCGATGCCGGCGTCCACTTCCTGGTGCCGTGCGGCACGACCGGCGAGACGCCGACGTTGTCGGCGGCCGAGCGCCGCCGGGTCGTCGAGCTGGTGCTCGAAGAGGGGCGCGGGCAGGTGCCGGTGATGGCCGGCGCCGGCGGCAACGACACCACCGAGGTGGTGCGTCTCGCCAGGGAGATGCACGGCCTCGGCGTCGACGGCCTCCTGTCGGTCACGCCGTACTACAACAAGCCCACGCCCGAAGGCCTGTTCGCGCATTTCTCGGCAGTGGCCGAGGCGACGCCGCTCCCGATCGTGCTCTACAACGTGCCCGGCCGCACCGGCTGCAACATCGAGGCGCCCACGCTCGCCCGCCTGGCCACCATTCCTCACGTGATTGGCGTCAAGGAAGCGGCCGGTAACATCACGCAGATGATCGAGATCTGCCGGGCCGTCCCGGACGACTTCCTCGTGCTGTCGGGAGACGACGCGCTGACGCTGCCGCTGATGGCGATCGGCGGCCGCGGCTTGATCTCGGTGGCGTCCAACGCCATCCCGGCCGAGATGTCGCAACTCGTGGAAGCCGCCGAGCGCGGCGACTATGTCACGGCCCGCCGGCTGCATCACCAGCTGGTGCCGATCATGCTGGGCAACTTCATCGAATCCAACCCGGGCCCGGTCAAGTACGCGATGGCGGCGATGGGCCTGTGCGAGGAGGTCTACCGCCTCCCCATGGTGTCGCCGCGTCCCTCGTCGAAGGAGAAGATGCGCGGGCTCCTGACCGAGCTCGGCCTCCCACATTCATGA
- a CDS encoding dihydrodipicolinate reductase C-terminal domain-containing protein → MMRVLLLGHGRMGQLVESLAPSYGATIAGVLDERAGERAIAEGDFGDVDVAIDFTVADAVVKNLPQLAARKINVVIGTTGWQAQEAAMRAMAEQAGIGVLAASNFSLGMNIFQIAVEEASRRFARHAEFGAWIHESHHTMKKDAPSGTALTLKAGMAAAGYPRPIDVSSTRVGSVPGTHTVGFDGPSETIEFTHTVRDRAVFARGALTAAAWLVGKRGWFSIRDVLNGSERF, encoded by the coding sequence ATGATGCGGGTCCTGTTACTCGGCCACGGGCGCATGGGGCAACTCGTCGAATCGCTGGCCCCGTCGTACGGCGCCACCATTGCCGGCGTGCTCGACGAGCGTGCCGGCGAGCGCGCGATTGCGGAAGGTGACTTCGGCGACGTCGATGTCGCCATCGACTTCACGGTGGCCGACGCCGTGGTGAAGAACCTGCCGCAACTGGCGGCCCGGAAGATCAACGTGGTGATTGGCACCACGGGCTGGCAAGCGCAGGAAGCTGCCATGCGGGCCATGGCGGAGCAGGCCGGCATTGGCGTGCTGGCGGCGTCGAATTTCTCGCTCGGGATGAACATCTTCCAAATCGCGGTGGAAGAAGCCAGCCGCCGCTTCGCGCGTCATGCGGAGTTCGGGGCGTGGATCCACGAGTCGCATCACACGATGAAGAAAGACGCGCCGTCCGGCACGGCCCTGACCTTGAAGGCCGGCATGGCGGCGGCGGGTTACCCGCGGCCGATCGACGTGTCGTCCACGCGCGTGGGGTCGGTGCCGGGCACGCATACCGTTGGATTTGACGGGCCGTCCGAAACCATTGAGTTCACCCACACCGTGCGCGACCGGGCAGTATTCGCCCGCGGAGCCCTCACGGCAGCGGCGTGGCTGGTTGGCAAGCGCGGGTGGTTTTCGATCCGAGACGTGCTGAACGGTTCTGAACGGTTCTGA
- a CDS encoding aspartate kinase, whose protein sequence is MKVMKFGGTSVADRAAIERLIALVRAERQAEAQKQGGDARGPVVVVSALSGVTDRLLGVAAMAGSGDEEGARTSLQDLRKRHLTVSEVIADEALRKAVVEAVNREFDELERVVHALGVLQEVSPRWLDTLAATGEVLSSQIVAAALTAGKLMATWVDARKAVVTDGEHTSAAPLFQDTTAALMKYADPPLAAGRIPVLGGFVGATISGVTTTLGRGGSDFSAAIVGACLGADEIQIWTDVDGMLTADPRIVQAPQVVPHLSFAEASELAYFGAKVLHPATIQPAVARNIPVRILNSHRPQARGTLITAERPRSERPLTAVASKKGVTVVDITSTRMLMAHGFLRRLFEVFERHKTPVDVVTTSEVSVSVTIDDARRLPAIIEGLSGFADVVRQDQMAIVCAVGDGLHDDPMLASQVLASVGDVPLQMVSQAASRRNITFVIRESDLPTALGRLHDRFFAPVSETPGSGPARAGRHMMRDAMPKKRDAT, encoded by the coding sequence ATGAAAGTGATGAAGTTCGGGGGCACGTCCGTGGCCGACCGCGCCGCCATCGAGCGGCTGATCGCGCTGGTGCGCGCCGAGCGGCAGGCCGAAGCGCAGAAGCAGGGCGGCGACGCGCGCGGGCCGGTGGTGGTGGTGTCGGCGCTGTCGGGTGTCACCGATCGCCTGCTGGGCGTGGCGGCGATGGCTGGATCCGGCGACGAGGAAGGCGCGCGCACGAGCCTCCAGGACCTGAGGAAGCGCCACCTCACCGTGTCGGAGGTGATCGCCGACGAGGCGCTGCGCAAGGCGGTGGTCGAGGCGGTCAATCGCGAGTTCGACGAGCTCGAACGCGTGGTGCACGCCCTGGGCGTGCTGCAGGAGGTGTCGCCGCGATGGCTCGACACGCTCGCCGCCACCGGCGAGGTGCTGAGCAGCCAGATCGTGGCGGCCGCGCTGACCGCCGGCAAGCTGATGGCGACCTGGGTCGATGCCCGCAAGGCAGTGGTCACCGATGGCGAACACACGTCGGCGGCGCCGCTGTTCCAGGACACGACCGCGGCACTGATGAAGTACGCGGACCCGCCCCTGGCCGCCGGGCGCATTCCCGTGCTGGGCGGGTTTGTCGGCGCCACCATCAGCGGCGTCACCACCACGCTGGGGCGCGGCGGCTCGGATTTCTCCGCCGCCATCGTCGGGGCGTGCCTCGGCGCCGACGAGATTCAGATCTGGACCGACGTGGACGGCATGCTGACGGCGGATCCGCGTATCGTCCAGGCGCCGCAAGTGGTCCCGCACCTGTCGTTTGCCGAGGCGTCGGAGCTGGCCTACTTTGGCGCCAAGGTGCTGCACCCGGCGACCATCCAGCCGGCGGTGGCCCGCAACATTCCCGTGCGCATCCTCAACTCGCATCGCCCGCAGGCGCGCGGCACGCTGATCACGGCCGAGCGGCCGAGGAGCGAGCGGCCGCTCACCGCGGTGGCGTCGAAGAAGGGCGTGACGGTGGTGGACATCACGTCCACGCGCATGCTGATGGCCCACGGTTTTCTGCGGCGGCTGTTCGAAGTGTTCGAGCGCCACAAGACGCCGGTGGACGTGGTCACCACCTCCGAAGTCAGCGTCTCGGTCACGATTGACGATGCGCGGCGGTTGCCGGCGATTATCGAGGGGCTGTCCGGCTTTGCCGACGTGGTGAGGCAAGACCAGATGGCCATTGTGTGCGCGGTCGGCGACGGCCTTCACGACGACCCGATGCTGGCGTCGCAGGTGCTGGCCTCGGTCGGCGATGTGCCGCTGCAAATGGTGTCGCAGGCCGCATCACGCCGCAACATCACGTTTGTGATTCGCGAATCGGACCTGCCGACCGCCCTCGGCCGCCTGCACGATCGCTTTTTCGCGCCGGTGAGCGAGACCCCCGGTAGTGGTCCGGCTAGAGCCGGACGCCACATGATGCGGGACGCCATGCCCAAGAAGCGGGACGCCACATGA
- the asd gene encoding aspartate-semialdehyde dehydrogenase: MSEIEVGILGATGVVGQQFVARLARHPWFRLTWLAASERSEGKAYQSVAPWRLATPMPAESAGRVVEPCLPGRGPKVVFSGLDASVAGDIEAAFAAAGHIVVSNARNFRMDPLVPLLIPEVNADHLKLIDEQRAAKGWSGAIVTNPNCSTVVLAMALAPLRQFGIRSVIVSTMQAVSGAGYPGVPSLDILGNVVPFIGGEEEKMELETLKILGSDGGRAPYPAAVSAHTNRVAVIDGHTMTVSVGFHDRPSIDELANAIRTFAGRPQELKLPTAPQPALILMAEPNRPQPRLDADLGGGMAVSIGRLRPCPVMHAKFVALGHNTVRGAAGAAILNAELMKAEGFF, encoded by the coding sequence ATGAGCGAAATCGAAGTCGGCATCTTGGGCGCGACCGGCGTGGTCGGGCAGCAGTTTGTGGCGCGGCTGGCGCGGCACCCGTGGTTCCGCCTCACCTGGCTGGCGGCCAGCGAGCGCTCGGAAGGCAAGGCCTACCAGTCGGTGGCGCCCTGGCGCCTCGCCACGCCGATGCCGGCTGAGTCCGCCGGCCGCGTGGTCGAGCCGTGCCTGCCCGGGCGCGGGCCCAAGGTGGTGTTCTCCGGCCTCGACGCCTCGGTCGCCGGCGACATCGAGGCCGCCTTTGCCGCCGCCGGTCACATCGTAGTGAGCAACGCCCGCAACTTCCGGATGGATCCGCTGGTGCCGCTGCTCATTCCCGAAGTGAACGCCGATCACCTGAAGCTGATCGACGAGCAGCGCGCCGCCAAGGGCTGGTCCGGCGCCATCGTCACCAACCCCAACTGCTCGACCGTGGTGCTCGCCATGGCGCTGGCGCCGCTGCGGCAGTTCGGCATCCGCTCCGTGATCGTGTCTACCATGCAGGCCGTGTCTGGTGCCGGTTACCCTGGCGTGCCGTCGCTCGACATCCTCGGCAACGTGGTGCCGTTCATCGGCGGCGAGGAAGAGAAGATGGAGTTGGAGACGCTGAAGATCCTGGGCAGCGACGGCGGCCGCGCGCCCTATCCGGCGGCGGTCAGCGCGCACACCAATCGCGTCGCGGTGATCGACGGCCACACCATGACGGTGTCGGTGGGCTTCCACGACCGGCCGTCGATCGACGAGCTGGCCAACGCCATCCGCACCTTCGCCGGACGCCCGCAGGAACTGAAGCTGCCGACGGCGCCGCAGCCCGCGCTGATCCTGATGGCGGAGCCCAACCGTCCGCAGCCGCGGCTCGACGCCGACCTCGGCGGCGGGATGGCCGTGAGCATCGGCCGCCTCCGGCCGTGCCCGGTGATGCACGCGAAGTTCGTGGCGCTGGGTCACAATACGGTGCGCGGCGCCGCGGGCGCCGCCATTCTCAACGCCGAGCTGATGAAGGCCGAAGGATTCTTCTAG
- a CDS encoding transcriptional regulator, whose product MRKVRAEAPVRVPAFAKATAGKPVSPARPAGEIATGLDRLLHDRMRLGIVSALAASDDLSFSDLKAALSATDGNLSVHARKLEDAGYVSCSKGFDGRTPRTSYKLTAAGRRALEKYLDHMDAIIRATRKT is encoded by the coding sequence GTGCGAAAGGTCCGGGCGGAGGCGCCGGTGCGGGTTCCCGCCTTCGCCAAGGCGACGGCGGGCAAGCCGGTGTCGCCCGCCAGGCCGGCCGGCGAAATTGCCACCGGGCTCGATCGCCTGCTCCACGACCGCATGCGGCTGGGAATCGTAAGCGCGCTCGCGGCCAGCGACGACCTGTCGTTCTCGGACCTCAAGGCGGCGTTGAGCGCGACCGACGGCAACCTCAGCGTGCACGCGCGCAAGCTCGAGGATGCCGGTTACGTGTCGTGCAGCAAGGGCTTCGACGGCCGGACGCCGCGCACCAGCTACAAACTCACCGCCGCGGGGCGCCGCGCGCTCGAGAAGTACCTCGATCACATGGACGCCATCATTCGGGCAACGCGGAAGACCTAG
- a CDS encoding ankyrin repeat domain-containing protein — protein sequence MRSSLLLSAVAVSGCAMFWAVPATPLHAAAWRGDVAAIRQLVKDGADVDASDDLGGTTLYWAARGGHPIGPHQCQGEAANRPEVIATLIALGANPNTQDRRPKGFGRSSGWTPLLVALHHEQFKSAAVLLEMGADPNIRSDQGMSAMDMATVEGAPQALLALMVAKGFKERTRR from the coding sequence ATGCGAAGTTCTTTGTTGCTATCGGCGGTGGCGGTGAGTGGCTGCGCCATGTTCTGGGCAGTCCCGGCGACGCCGCTGCACGCGGCGGCCTGGCGCGGCGACGTCGCCGCCATCCGTCAGTTGGTGAAGGACGGCGCCGACGTCGACGCCAGCGACGACCTGGGCGGCACGACGCTCTATTGGGCGGCGCGCGGCGGGCACCCGATCGGGCCGCACCAGTGCCAGGGTGAGGCGGCCAACCGGCCCGAGGTGATTGCCACGCTGATCGCGCTGGGCGCCAACCCGAACACCCAGGACCGCCGGCCCAAGGGCTTCGGCCGCTCGTCCGGCTGGACGCCGCTGTTGGTCGCACTCCACCACGAGCAGTTCAAGAGCGCCGCGGTGCTGCTGGAGATGGGCGCCGACCCAAACATCCGCAGCGATCAAGGCATGTCGGCCATGGACATGGCGACTGTCGAAGGCGCACCGCAGGCGCTGCTGGCGCTGATGGTCGCGAAAGGGTTCAAGGAGCGGACGAGACGGTGA
- a CDS encoding ATP-binding protein, whose protein sequence is MPSIPNSADILLAVIEATPDAIFVKDLDGRYVIVNQAMAHFAGRDAADMMGKNDLELYPEETARRFMADDRVVLASGKAMSFEGVASGRSGTQAYLVTKGVYRDTAGTILGLYGISHDITALRKAQDSLEQTRAALFRSQKMEAVGQLTGGIAHDFNNILMVILGNLELLKLRLPEGDDHTVELIDETLRATRHGQDLTGDLLAFSRRRQLNPQPVGINALIESIVRMLGRTLGTTIRIQTATSRDAGVALVDPAALEAALLNIALNARDAMPDGGTLTIRTSKADITQAPRMDDDLPIGQYAMIAVQDTGTGMPPEVAARVFEPFFTTKTGGRGSGLGLSMVYGFARQSGGTVNIASEPGHGTTVIIYLPLTRSEPRAAAAPALPIAPPIVVKTILVVEDEAAVRTTVRRQLETLGHKVMVAASAGVALPLLKGPEPPDVLVIDVVLGAGMSGIELAEAARAARPGLAVIFMSGFTAVPEAQERIKALGAPLLAKPSTLSQLDRALQAVSSDSRSA, encoded by the coding sequence ATGCCGTCCATCCCGAACAGCGCCGACATCCTGCTCGCCGTGATCGAGGCGACGCCGGACGCTATCTTCGTGAAGGACCTCGACGGACGCTACGTCATCGTCAACCAGGCAATGGCGCACTTCGCCGGCCGCGACGCCGCCGACATGATGGGCAAGAACGATCTCGAGTTGTACCCGGAAGAAACCGCCCGGCGCTTCATGGCCGACGACCGGGTGGTGCTGGCCAGCGGCAAGGCGATGTCGTTCGAAGGCGTCGCCAGCGGCCGGTCCGGCACGCAGGCCTATCTCGTGACCAAGGGCGTCTACCGCGACACGGCCGGCACCATCCTTGGCCTCTACGGCATCTCGCACGACATCACGGCGCTGCGCAAGGCGCAGGATTCCCTGGAGCAGACGCGCGCGGCGCTGTTCCGATCCCAGAAGATGGAAGCGGTCGGGCAGCTCACCGGCGGCATTGCCCACGACTTCAACAACATCCTCATGGTGATCCTCGGCAACCTGGAGCTGCTGAAGCTGCGGCTGCCCGAGGGTGACGACCACACCGTGGAGCTGATCGACGAAACGCTGCGCGCGACGCGGCACGGACAGGACCTCACCGGCGACCTGCTCGCCTTCTCGCGGCGCCGCCAGTTGAATCCCCAGCCCGTCGGCATCAACGCGCTGATCGAGAGCATCGTCCGCATGCTGGGGCGCACGCTCGGCACCACCATCCGGATCCAGACGGCGACCAGCCGCGATGCCGGCGTGGCGCTGGTGGACCCGGCCGCGCTCGAGGCGGCCCTCCTCAACATCGCGCTCAACGCCCGGGATGCGATGCCCGACGGCGGCACGCTCACCATCCGCACCTCGAAGGCCGACATCACGCAGGCGCCGCGCATGGACGACGACCTGCCGATCGGGCAGTACGCGATGATCGCCGTCCAGGACACTGGCACGGGCATGCCGCCGGAAGTGGCGGCGCGGGTCTTCGAACCGTTCTTCACGACCAAGACCGGGGGCCGCGGCAGCGGCCTCGGCCTCAGCATGGTCTACGGCTTCGCCAGGCAATCCGGCGGCACCGTCAACATCGCATCGGAACCGGGTCACGGGACCACGGTGATCATCTACCTGCCGCTGACCAGGAGCGAGCCGCGGGCCGCGGCGGCGCCGGCGCTGCCCATCGCGCCGCCCATCGTGGTGAAGACCATTCTCGTGGTGGAAGACGAAGCGGCGGTGCGCACCACCGTGCGGCGCCAGCTCGAGACCCTCGGACACAAGGTGATGGTGGCCGCCAGCGCCGGGGTGGCGCTGCCGCTGCTGAAAGGACCGGAACCGCCGGATGTGCTGGTGATCGACGTGGTGCTCGGCGCCGGCATGAGCGGGATTGAACTGGCCGAAGCGGCGCGCGCGGCGCGCCCGGGCCTTGCGGTGATCTTCATGTCGGGCTTCACCGCGGTGCCCGAGGCGCAGGAGCGGATCAAGGCGCTCGGTGCGCCGCTGCTCGCCAAGCCGTCAACGCTGTCGCAACTCGACCGCGCGTTGCAGGCGGTGTCTTCGGACTCCCGGTCCGCCTGA
- a CDS encoding murein L,D-transpeptidase catalytic domain family protein: protein MPLVRFIPTVAVVLFVSSAMAAAAAPGFDVSTNANVTFARESFAGASLGSLEPAVFDLALNAATCAVRAGKVSNPKTLTVIDYSRPSTQERLWVIDLATHSLLYEELVAHGQGSGGQTATLFSNQPETHRTSLGLFVTDTTYVGKNGYSLRLDGLDEGINDRARERAIVMHGAPYVSRQFVKTTGRLGRSWGCPAIRNDIAREMIDRVKGGGLVFAYYPDQQWLKSSRFLGGCGA, encoded by the coding sequence GTGCCGCTTGTCCGCTTCATTCCGACCGTTGCCGTCGTCCTTTTCGTCTCGAGTGCCATGGCGGCTGCCGCGGCGCCGGGCTTTGACGTCTCCACGAACGCGAATGTGACCTTTGCGCGCGAGAGCTTTGCGGGTGCCTCGCTCGGCTCCCTCGAGCCCGCCGTGTTCGACCTGGCCCTGAACGCCGCGACCTGCGCGGTTCGCGCCGGCAAGGTGTCGAACCCCAAGACGCTGACCGTGATCGACTACTCGCGGCCTTCGACCCAGGAACGCCTCTGGGTGATCGACCTCGCCACGCACTCGCTGCTCTACGAGGAACTCGTCGCTCACGGACAGGGCAGCGGCGGGCAGACCGCGACGCTGTTCTCCAATCAGCCCGAAACGCACCGCACCAGCCTGGGCTTGTTCGTCACCGATACGACCTACGTCGGCAAGAACGGCTATTCGCTGCGGTTGGATGGGCTGGACGAGGGCATCAACGACCGCGCGCGCGAGCGCGCCATTGTCATGCACGGCGCGCCGTACGTGAGCCGGCAGTTCGTGAAGACCACCGGGCGGCTGGGGCGGAGCTGGGGATGCCCGGCGATTCGCAACGACATCGCCAGGGAAATGATCGATCGGGTGAAGGGCGGCGGGCTCGTGTTTGCCTACTATCCCGATCAGCAGTGGCTCAAGAGCTCACGGTTCCTCGGCGGCTGCGGCGCCTGA